From Thermoflavifilum aggregans, a single genomic window includes:
- a CDS encoding cell division protein FtsX yields the protein MLVAKAGTSRARPSYLMSIIGVALVLFFLGIVGLLFINTRQLTSYFKENIEVQVILRDDVQEATAQALKDSLAQLPFVKSIEYVSKDEAYRRYVQETHDSAQALLGYNPLYASINFKARAAYVNADSLQQISRQLQQRPEVREVFYQQGLVDQLNENMRRIGMVFLALSILLALVVIVLIDNTIRLAMFSNRFLIKTMQMVGATRWFIAKPFDKKSIWNGFISAVLAILGICIVIYAAEQILPELRALQNNLQLAILFAGLIAVGILISLISTHRAVMKYLRTRVDDLY from the coding sequence ATGCTGGTAGCAAAAGCTGGGACAAGTCGTGCGCGGCCTTCGTATCTGATGTCAATCATAGGTGTAGCGCTGGTATTGTTTTTTCTGGGCATTGTGGGGCTGTTGTTCATCAATACGCGGCAACTCACCAGCTATTTCAAGGAAAACATTGAAGTGCAGGTAATTCTTCGTGATGATGTGCAGGAAGCAACGGCACAGGCGTTGAAAGATAGTCTTGCGCAATTGCCTTTTGTGAAGAGCATTGAATATGTCAGCAAAGATGAAGCATACCGGCGTTATGTGCAGGAAACGCACGACTCTGCACAGGCTCTGCTGGGGTATAATCCGCTTTATGCCAGTATTAATTTCAAGGCACGTGCTGCTTATGTAAATGCGGACAGTCTGCAGCAAATTTCCCGTCAGTTGCAGCAACGACCCGAGGTAAGGGAAGTATTTTATCAGCAGGGGCTGGTGGATCAGCTGAATGAAAATATGCGGCGTATCGGGATGGTTTTTCTGGCCCTCAGTATTCTGTTGGCTTTGGTAGTGATTGTGTTGATTGATAATACCATTCGCCTAGCTATGTTCAGCAACCGATTTCTAATCAAGACCATGCAAATGGTAGGCGCCACGCGATGGTTTATTGCCAAACCGTTTGATAAAAAAAGCATCTGGAATGGTTTCATAAGCGCTGTGCTGGCTATTTTGGGTATTTGCATCGTGATATATGCAGCCGAACAAATTTTGCCTGAACTTCGGGCATTGCAGAATAATCTGCAGCTGGCCATATTGTTTGCAGGCCTGATTGCTGTGGGTATTCTGATTTCCCTGATCAGCACCCATCGGGCTGTCATGAAATACCTGCGCACCCGAGTGGATGATTTGTATTAA
- a CDS encoding DUF3098 domain-containing protein: MAKQPVSHKTTQKNLRNQRPFLFDKTNYIIMLTGLAIFIIGLLLMVGGGSKDPNQFHPEEIYSFRRITLAPIVVILGLVIEVFAIMKKPAHKPSADSPQTSTSSR, translated from the coding sequence ATGGCTAAACAGCCCGTTTCTCACAAGACTACCCAGAAAAATCTTCGTAATCAGCGACCTTTTTTATTCGATAAAACCAATTACATAATCATGCTAACAGGCCTCGCCATCTTTATCATTGGTTTATTGCTGATGGTAGGCGGCGGGAGCAAGGATCCGAATCAATTTCATCCTGAAGAGATTTATAGTTTCCGTCGGATAACGTTGGCTCCGATAGTGGTGATCCTGGGATTGGTAATTGAAGTGTTTGCCATCATGAAGAAGCCCGCACATAAACCATCTGCTGACTCACCACAAACTTCCACTTCATCTCGCTGA
- a CDS encoding undecaprenyl-diphosphate phosphatase: protein MNLWQAIVLGIIEGITEFLPVSSTGHMIIASSWMGIDAQDFTKLFEVVIQLGAILSVVVLYWRKFFDRGRLAFYKKIILGTVPALIIGYLLANEIDQLLDSPLTVGIMLLLGGVIFIWVDQWFKAPEVLDEEKMTVWQAIRIGFWQCLAMIPGVSRSAAAIIGGLQQKLSRELAAEFSFFLAVPTMAAATGYKLLQAFRHQPQLITEKHYLLLLLVGCCVAFLVAMLAIRSFIRYLQHHGFRAFGYYRILVGILVLVLVWKGILK, encoded by the coding sequence ATGAATCTCTGGCAGGCCATTGTATTAGGCATTATTGAAGGAATCACGGAATTTTTGCCGGTATCATCCACCGGTCACATGATTATTGCGAGTTCGTGGATGGGTATTGACGCGCAGGACTTTACCAAACTGTTTGAGGTTGTCATTCAGCTGGGGGCCATTCTTTCAGTGGTAGTGTTGTATTGGCGAAAGTTTTTTGATCGCGGACGACTGGCCTTTTACAAGAAAATTATCCTGGGTACAGTACCAGCATTGATTATTGGTTATTTGCTTGCCAATGAAATTGATCAGTTGCTTGATAGTCCGCTTACGGTGGGCATTATGCTGTTGCTCGGAGGCGTGATATTTATTTGGGTAGATCAATGGTTTAAAGCCCCGGAAGTGCTGGATGAAGAGAAGATGACGGTGTGGCAGGCAATTCGCATTGGTTTCTGGCAATGCCTGGCTATGATACCGGGTGTAAGCCGCAGTGCTGCAGCCATTATTGGTGGTCTTCAGCAAAAGCTGAGCAGGGAACTGGCGGCTGAATTTTCTTTTTTTCTGGCTGTACCCACCATGGCTGCTGCCACAGGATATAAACTGCTGCAGGCATTCAGGCATCAACCCCAATTAATTACTGAAAAACATTATCTCCTGTTGTTGTTGGTGGGCTGCTGTGTGGCTTTTCTAGTGGCTATGCTGGCTATTCGTTCATTTATCCGATATCTGCAGCATCATGGTTTTCGCGCGTTTGGCTATTACCGTATCCTGGTAGGCATATTGGTGTTGGTGCTGGTGTGGAAAGGTATTCTGAAATAA
- a CDS encoding alanine dehydrogenase, which yields MESRTVSHGGHAFPGITPQEEVLAVKYNTAQLHIGIPREDAFFENRISLVPDAVAVLVNNGHRVVVEHAAGERSHFYDTDYAEAGAEILYNKKDVYQAGIIVKSAPLSEEELELLHPGQIVISPIHLPMLKAEHLQKMMQKRITALSFENLKDDAGTFPIVRSMSEIAGSAVMLIAAHYLGNTQKGKGVLLGGISGVPSTEVVIIGAGVVAEYAARTALALGASVKVFDNNIYKLKRLQTNIGMRVYTSVIEPKTLSEQLKTADVAVGALSSQSGRTPIVVTEEMVKNMKAGSVIVDVSIDRGGCFETSEVTSLENPVFKKYDVIHYCVPNIPSAFSRTASQAISNVIMPLLLSAADEGGFDNLVWIKRGVRNGIYVYKGALTNFHLSERFKLKYTDLELLLAVKG from the coding sequence ATGGAATCACGCACAGTTTCACATGGAGGGCATGCTTTTCCTGGTATTACACCACAAGAAGAAGTTCTTGCTGTAAAATACAATACAGCCCAGTTGCATATTGGTATTCCCCGTGAAGATGCTTTTTTTGAAAACCGCATCAGCCTGGTACCCGATGCTGTGGCTGTGCTGGTAAACAACGGACATCGGGTAGTGGTGGAGCATGCAGCCGGTGAGCGTTCACATTTCTATGACACCGATTATGCAGAAGCTGGTGCCGAAATATTGTACAATAAAAAAGATGTTTACCAGGCCGGTATCATTGTAAAATCGGCTCCCCTGAGTGAAGAAGAGCTGGAATTGCTGCATCCCGGGCAGATTGTGATTTCGCCCATCCATCTGCCCATGCTGAAAGCCGAACATCTGCAAAAAATGATGCAGAAACGCATCACCGCATTGAGCTTTGAAAATCTGAAAGACGATGCCGGTACATTCCCCATTGTGCGCTCCATGAGTGAAATAGCCGGCAGCGCCGTTATGCTGATTGCAGCCCATTATCTAGGCAATACGCAAAAGGGGAAGGGCGTGTTGCTGGGGGGTATTTCCGGTGTGCCCTCTACCGAAGTGGTGATCATAGGTGCCGGTGTGGTGGCCGAATATGCAGCCCGCACCGCCCTCGCTCTGGGTGCATCTGTAAAGGTTTTCGACAACAATATTTACAAACTCAAAAGATTGCAAACCAATATTGGGATGCGTGTATATACTTCAGTGATTGAGCCCAAAACCCTGTCTGAACAACTAAAAACTGCCGATGTAGCAGTAGGTGCACTTTCTTCGCAGAGCGGACGTACGCCTATCGTGGTCACGGAAGAAATGGTAAAAAACATGAAGGCCGGCTCGGTGATTGTAGATGTAAGTATCGATCGGGGTGGCTGCTTTGAAACATCCGAAGTGACGTCTTTGGAAAATCCAGTGTTCAAAAAATATGATGTAATCCATTATTGCGTACCCAATATCCCTTCTGCTTTTTCCCGCACGGCCTCTCAGGCTATCAGCAACGTGATTATGCCTTTACTGCTCAGTGCTGCCGATGAGGGCGGTTTTGATAATCTAGTATGGATCAAGCGCGGCGTGCGAAATGGCATTTATGTGTACAAGGGCGCGCTCACCAATTTTCACCTGAGTGAACGGTTTAAGTTAAAATATACAGATCTGGAATTGTTGCTTGCTGTTAAAGGATGA
- the tsaE gene encoding tRNA (adenosine(37)-N6)-threonylcarbamoyltransferase complex ATPase subunit type 1 TsaE yields the protein MEQFEYSLEQIEQAATICWEKLQHGHVMAFHGEMGSGKTTLIQTMCRQKHVRENVSSPTFSLINEYTFMDDAQQVHTIYHIDLYRLRSVDEAIRAGVEDCLDAPGICLIEWPELITSLLPDDTIHVYIDILAEKKRRLRITPAP from the coding sequence ATGGAGCAATTCGAATATTCACTTGAGCAAATAGAACAGGCTGCTACTATTTGTTGGGAAAAACTGCAGCATGGGCATGTGATGGCTTTTCATGGTGAAATGGGATCCGGGAAAACAACCCTCATTCAGACTATGTGCCGGCAGAAACATGTACGGGAAAATGTAAGCAGTCCAACATTTTCACTTATCAATGAATATACTTTTATGGACGATGCCCAACAGGTGCACACGATTTATCATATTGACCTTTACCGCCTGCGCAGTGTGGACGAAGCCATTCGGGCCGGCGTGGAAGATTGTCTGGATGCACCCGGTATATGCCTTATTGAATGGCCCGAACTGATAACCTCCCTGCTGCCGGACGATACCATTCATGTGTATATTGACATACTTGCAGAGAAAAAAAGAAGGCTGCGGATAACACCCGCACCATAG